A region from the Phycisphaerales bacterium genome encodes:
- a CDS encoding tetratricopeptide repeat protein has translation MSTARWSILWAPIAAIAVASTALGDELRVVKVGQAVPAYSLKSLGDAPLDNPSTRGHALVLVYVAAQQVSSTKVMVESQQVVADLKRDDLELQYVTADVVQADWFRDFRDGAGLHGPMGLDIDRVLYGKLGIIVLPTTIVVDAKGRLSHVIAGYKPDYLHMLDAYGRHALGLLDDKQLEEHLAAKGFHHDTPSDRAARHRAAASLLREKGLRDQAERELRTAIEVDAADMEARLDLASLCIAMQRFDEAGALVDEVMKSDAASRRGKLLRGILLFHEGRLEEAEKMLTESLVLNTDPARSHYYLGMVYEKLGQADKAMQHYRQALRRLLDEGP, from the coding sequence ATGAGCACTGCACGCTGGAGCATTCTGTGGGCGCCGATCGCCGCGATCGCGGTCGCCTCAACCGCGCTCGGCGATGAACTGCGCGTCGTCAAGGTCGGGCAGGCCGTTCCGGCCTACTCACTCAAATCGCTGGGCGATGCGCCGCTGGACAATCCTTCGACGCGGGGCCACGCACTGGTGCTCGTCTACGTCGCGGCGCAGCAGGTCAGTTCCACCAAAGTCATGGTCGAATCCCAGCAGGTGGTCGCGGATCTGAAGCGCGATGACCTCGAATTGCAGTATGTTACGGCCGACGTCGTGCAGGCCGACTGGTTCCGGGACTTTCGCGATGGCGCCGGCCTGCACGGGCCCATGGGGCTCGATATCGACCGAGTGCTCTATGGCAAACTCGGCATCATCGTCCTGCCGACGACGATCGTCGTCGATGCCAAAGGCCGCCTGTCGCACGTGATCGCCGGCTACAAGCCCGACTACCTGCACATGCTCGACGCGTACGGGCGCCATGCGCTGGGTCTGCTCGATGACAAGCAGCTCGAAGAGCACCTCGCGGCCAAGGGCTTTCACCACGACACCCCCTCGGATCGCGCTGCCCGCCACCGTGCGGCCGCGAGCCTGCTGCGCGAGAAGGGGCTGCGCGACCAGGCCGAGCGCGAATTGCGAACCGCCATCGAAGTCGATGCGGCGGACATGGAAGCACGGCTGGATCTCGCATCGCTGTGCATCGCCATGCAGCGCTTTGACGAAGCGGGCGCACTCGTCGATGAAGTCATGAAGTCCGACGCCGCCAGCCGGCGCGGCAAACTGCTGCGCGGCATTCTGCTCTTCCACGAAGGCCGGTTGGAAGAGGCCGAGAAGATGCTCACCGAGTCGCTCGTGCTCAACACCGATCCGGCGCGGAGCCACTACTACCTCGGCATGGTCTACGAGAAACTCGGTCAGGCCGACAAGGCCATGCAGCACTACCGCCAGGCGCTGCGGCGACTGCTCGACGAAGGGCCCTGA
- a CDS encoding 2-oxoacid:ferredoxin oxidoreductase subunit beta, translating to MTQIELPKYTAKDFATDQEVRWCPGCGDYAILAAVRKVLPDLNHRKENYVFVSGIGCSSRFPYYMGTYGIHGIHGRAPAVATGVKAANPELDVWLVTGDGDGLSIGGNHLMHMLRRNVNIKVLLFNNRIYGLTKGQYSPTSLEGHRTKSTPMGSIDHPIHPISFALGVEATFVARCTDVNKGGLNILGDVLKAAANHRGSAFVEIYQDCNVFNHQAFFYATEKDTARETTVLLEHGKPLVFGANRDKGVRLNSTRLEVVSLDKVKEDDLLFHDETDPALAFLLSRMSHQQGMPEPVGVFHRIHKPCYEDMLTAQMNKAIEQRGEGNLEKLIHSGSTWTVGE from the coding sequence ATGACGCAGATCGAACTTCCCAAGTACACCGCCAAAGACTTCGCCACCGACCAGGAAGTGCGCTGGTGCCCGGGCTGCGGCGACTACGCCATCCTCGCCGCGGTGCGCAAGGTGCTGCCTGACCTGAACCACCGCAAGGAAAACTACGTTTTCGTCTCGGGCATCGGCTGCTCGAGCCGCTTCCCGTATTACATGGGCACCTACGGCATCCACGGCATCCACGGGCGGGCGCCGGCCGTGGCCACGGGCGTCAAGGCCGCCAATCCGGAACTCGATGTGTGGCTCGTGACCGGCGACGGCGACGGGCTGTCCATCGGCGGCAACCACCTCATGCACATGCTCCGCCGCAACGTCAACATCAAGGTGCTGCTGTTCAACAACCGCATCTACGGCCTGACCAAGGGCCAGTATTCGCCGACCAGCCTCGAAGGCCATCGCACGAAGTCCACGCCGATGGGTTCGATCGACCATCCGATTCATCCCATCAGTTTCGCGCTGGGCGTCGAGGCGACCTTCGTGGCCCGCTGCACCGACGTGAACAAGGGCGGGCTCAACATCCTCGGCGACGTGCTCAAGGCCGCCGCCAACCATCGCGGCAGCGCGTTCGTCGAAATCTACCAGGACTGCAACGTCTTCAACCACCAGGCCTTCTTCTACGCCACCGAAAAGGACACCGCCCGCGAGACGACCGTGCTGCTCGAGCACGGCAAGCCTCTGGTGTTCGGCGCCAACCGCGACAAGGGGGTCCGCCTCAACTCCACGCGACTCGAAGTCGTCAGCCTCGACAAGGTCAAGGAAGATGACCTGCTCTTCCACGACGAGACGGACCCGGCGCTGGCCTTCCTGCTCAGCCGCATGAGCCACCAGCAGGGCATGCCCGAGCCGGTGGGCGTGTTCCACCGCATCCACAAGCCGTGCTACGAAGACATGCTCACGGCGCAGATGAACAAGGCCATCGAACAGCGGGGCGAAGGCAATCTCGAAAAGCTCATCCACTCAGGCTCAACGTGGACTGTGGGCGAATAA
- a CDS encoding glutamine synthetase III codes for MSLGAARHDAILSVIRWRSESPSINFLEKSAEALFAENVFNEEQMRKRLPKDVFRRLQQTIQIGEPLAPDVADVVASAMKEWAIERGATHYTHWFHPLTGLTAEKHDSFLSPTPDGKAVTEFSGSALIQGEPDASSFPSGGIRATFEARGYTAWDCTSPAFIRENPNGTVLCIPTAFASWTGEALDKKTPLLRSDDALSQQAMRVLNLLGDGSNVSRVYTTVGAEQEYFLIDSHYFFSRPDLVTCGRTLIGAKPPKGQQLEDHYFGAIPQRVLACMLEVERDLYRLGVPVKTRHNEVAPGQYEIAPTFERSNIAADHQMLTMSTLDRVARKYGMHCLLHEKPFAGVNGSGKHTNWSMSTNTGVNLLEPGDTPHDNMVFLVFLCAVIAAVDQYAPLIRASIASPGNDHRLGANEAPPAILSIFLGDQLSEALESIVTGKGASKRAATLKLGVTTLPHLPRHFGDRNRTSPFAFTGNKFEFRAVGSSASIAWPCTVLNTVVADTLAQVADSLSKEIGKDPTPVKVRDAVTKVVKQIYKDHGRIIFNGDNYSQAWQDEAEKRGLPNIRNSVDALISMVNKEYTALFSRHGVLNKREYESRFHIKLERYNTTLAIEAATLLSMARTIILPAALRYQCEVAEAIAATEAAGQQCEHEMQMLSEIIAMVTNLRGGISELDAMLAKEHHNIGAHGAAIRDEIIPMMARLREHCDRLEMVVADDLWPLPTYRELLYVK; via the coding sequence ATGAGTCTTGGAGCGGCAAGGCACGACGCCATTCTTTCCGTCATTCGCTGGCGGTCCGAGAGTCCGTCGATCAACTTCCTCGAAAAGAGCGCCGAAGCGCTCTTTGCCGAAAACGTCTTCAACGAAGAGCAGATGCGCAAGCGCCTGCCCAAGGACGTGTTCCGCCGCCTCCAGCAGACCATCCAGATCGGCGAGCCGCTGGCGCCTGACGTCGCCGACGTCGTCGCCAGCGCCATGAAAGAGTGGGCGATCGAGCGCGGCGCCACGCACTACACCCACTGGTTCCACCCCCTCACGGGACTGACGGCCGAGAAACACGACTCGTTCCTCTCTCCGACGCCCGACGGCAAGGCCGTTACGGAATTCTCCGGCAGCGCGCTCATCCAGGGCGAACCGGACGCGTCGAGTTTCCCCTCGGGCGGCATTCGCGCCACCTTCGAGGCGCGCGGGTACACCGCGTGGGATTGCACGAGCCCCGCATTCATTCGCGAGAACCCCAACGGCACGGTGCTGTGCATTCCCACCGCGTTCGCATCGTGGACGGGCGAGGCGCTCGACAAGAAGACGCCGCTGCTCCGCTCCGACGATGCACTGAGCCAGCAGGCGATGCGGGTGCTCAACCTGCTGGGCGACGGCAGCAATGTCTCCCGCGTGTACACCACCGTCGGCGCCGAGCAGGAGTACTTCCTGATCGACTCGCACTACTTCTTTTCGCGGCCCGACCTGGTCACCTGCGGCCGCACGCTCATCGGCGCCAAGCCGCCCAAGGGTCAGCAACTCGAGGACCACTACTTCGGCGCGATCCCGCAGCGGGTGCTCGCGTGCATGCTCGAAGTGGAGCGCGACCTCTACCGCCTGGGCGTGCCGGTCAAGACGCGACACAACGAAGTTGCGCCCGGGCAGTACGAAATCGCGCCGACCTTCGAGCGGTCGAACATCGCCGCTGACCACCAGATGCTGACCATGTCCACGCTCGATCGCGTGGCGCGCAAGTACGGCATGCACTGCCTGCTGCACGAGAAGCCCTTCGCCGGTGTGAACGGCTCGGGCAAGCACACGAACTGGTCGATGTCCACCAACACGGGCGTGAATCTGCTCGAGCCCGGCGACACGCCGCATGACAACATGGTGTTCCTCGTGTTTCTCTGCGCGGTGATCGCCGCAGTGGATCAGTACGCGCCGCTCATTCGCGCGTCGATTGCCTCGCCGGGCAACGACCACCGGCTCGGGGCCAACGAGGCGCCGCCGGCCATCCTGTCGATTTTCCTCGGCGATCAGTTGAGCGAAGCGCTTGAATCGATCGTGACGGGCAAGGGCGCTTCCAAACGCGCCGCAACGCTCAAGCTCGGCGTGACCACGCTGCCGCATCTGCCGCGCCACTTCGGCGACCGCAACCGCACGAGCCCCTTCGCCTTCACCGGCAACAAGTTCGAGTTCCGCGCCGTAGGGTCATCCGCGTCGATCGCCTGGCCTTGCACGGTCCTCAACACCGTGGTGGCCGACACGCTCGCGCAAGTCGCCGACTCGCTGAGCAAGGAGATCGGCAAGGACCCCACGCCGGTCAAGGTGCGCGACGCGGTCACCAAGGTCGTCAAGCAGATCTACAAGGACCATGGCCGGATCATCTTTAACGGCGACAACTATTCGCAGGCCTGGCAGGACGAGGCCGAGAAGCGCGGCCTGCCGAACATCCGCAACAGCGTCGATGCGCTCATCTCGATGGTCAACAAGGAATACACGGCGCTGTTCAGCCGCCACGGCGTGCTCAACAAGCGCGAGTACGAGTCGCGCTTCCACATCAAACTTGAGCGCTACAACACGACGCTGGCAATCGAAGCGGCGACGCTGCTGTCGATGGCGCGCACGATCATTCTCCCAGCCGCGCTGCGCTACCAGTGCGAGGTCGCCGAGGCGATCGCAGCCACCGAGGCCGCCGGCCAGCAGTGCGAGCACGAGATGCAGATGCTCAGCGAGATCATCGCGATGGTCACGAACCTGCGCGGCGGCATCAGCGAACTCGACGCCATGCTCGCAAAGGAGCACCACAACATCGGCGCCCACGGCGCGGCGATCCGCGACGAGATCATCCCGATGATGGCCCGGCTGCGCGAGCACTGCGACCGCCTCGAGATGGTCGTCGCCGATGACCTCTGGCCGCTGCCGACGTACCGCGAACTGCTCTACGTGAAGTAG